In a genomic window of Sutcliffiella sp. FSL R7-0096:
- a CDS encoding TIGR04086 family membrane protein, protein MESKRLGLAIMYGLITVFMFAIGISLLFSLLLRFTSLQETSVAWIIVTLSFITLFIGGFVSGGKGKEKGWLLGGATGGAYTLVIFLFQYLGNDSLFTLHQLLFHLGFIGTAALGGIIGVNLSGGYVSKA, encoded by the coding sequence ATGGAATCAAAACGACTTGGATTGGCCATCATGTATGGTCTGATCACCGTTTTTATGTTCGCGATAGGAATCAGTCTTTTATTTTCATTACTCTTACGTTTCACCTCTCTGCAGGAAACCAGTGTCGCCTGGATTATTGTGACATTATCTTTCATCACACTTTTCATCGGAGGCTTTGTGTCTGGAGGGAAAGGAAAGGAAAAGGGGTGGTTGCTTGGGGGAGCAACTGGGGGAGCGTACACGCTGGTCATCTTCCTTTTTCAGTATTTAGGAAACGACTCCTTATTCACCCTACACCAACTACTATTCCATCTTGGGTTTATTGGGACAGCCGCCCTTGGGGGAATTATCGGGGTGAACCTGAGCGGGGGATATGTGTCCAAAGCATAA
- a CDS encoding DUF421 domain-containing protein — protein MEDYILIIGRTIFLYIIILIIFRVMGKREIGELSVLDLVVFIMIAEMAVVAIENPKDPLSHSMLPMFLLMGIQILLAYVSLKSQRIRDVIDGKPSVIINNGKIDENMMKKQRYNFDDLLVQLRDKNVKNVADVEFAILEPSGKLSVFEKKKEEGTSVEDQQEEEGTLNLPLIMDGTIQEDHLKQINKTNLWLRQQLRSLGYKDLKNISFCSYDKGVFFIDLKDE, from the coding sequence ATGGAAGATTACATACTGATAATAGGCAGGACCATTTTTCTTTATATTATCATCCTCATTATCTTTCGTGTCATGGGCAAGCGGGAAATTGGTGAACTGAGTGTCTTAGATCTTGTCGTCTTCATCATGATTGCCGAAATGGCAGTGGTGGCTATAGAAAACCCAAAGGACCCGCTTAGTCATTCTATGTTGCCGATGTTCTTACTGATGGGGATACAAATACTCCTCGCATATGTTTCCTTGAAAAGCCAGCGGATCAGGGATGTCATCGACGGAAAACCAAGTGTCATCATCAACAATGGGAAAATCGATGAAAACATGATGAAAAAGCAACGCTATAACTTTGACGACCTGCTTGTTCAGCTTAGAGATAAAAATGTGAAAAATGTGGCAGATGTAGAGTTTGCCATTCTCGAACCTTCCGGAAAGCTGTCTGTTTTTGAGAAAAAGAAAGAGGAAGGAACGTCCGTGGAAGACCAACAGGAGGAAGAAGGTACTTTAAATCTCCCTCTCATAATGGACGGAACCATACAAGAAGATCACCTTAAACAGATCAACAAAACAAACCTTTGGCTTAGGCAGCAATTAAGATCCCTTGGGTACAAGGATCTTAAGAACATTTCCTTCTGTAGCTATGATAAAGGTGTGTTTTTTATCGATCTAAAGGATGAATAG
- the ruvA gene encoding Holliday junction branch migration protein RuvA — translation MIDFIKGFVAYVSPEYVVVEVMGVGYQVNAPNPFIYRVDADKEVTIYTYQHVREDILALYGFKTREDKNLFMKLLNVTGIGPKGALAILASGQPAQVVHAIENEDEKFLVKFPGVGKKTARQIILDLKGKLNDLVPSAFPDLFQPDVEVSVPGGSSTALDEALEALKVLGYGDREIKKVVPALQKEDLTTDQYVKKALQLLLK, via the coding sequence TTGATTGATTTTATCAAAGGTTTTGTGGCATATGTGTCACCGGAATATGTCGTGGTGGAAGTGATGGGAGTGGGTTATCAAGTTAATGCCCCCAATCCTTTCATTTACCGCGTAGATGCGGATAAAGAAGTGACCATTTATACATATCAACATGTGAGAGAAGATATATTGGCCCTTTACGGCTTTAAAACACGAGAAGATAAGAACTTGTTCATGAAACTCTTGAATGTCACAGGGATTGGGCCCAAAGGGGCGCTTGCTATTTTGGCTTCCGGACAGCCGGCACAAGTTGTTCATGCCATTGAAAACGAAGATGAAAAATTCTTGGTGAAATTTCCTGGAGTCGGAAAGAAAACAGCTAGGCAGATAATTCTTGATTTGAAAGGCAAATTGAATGATCTAGTACCAAGTGCCTTTCCTGATTTGTTTCAGCCTGACGTGGAAGTCAGTGTTCCTGGTGGGAGTAGCACCGCACTTGATGAAGCATTGGAAGCTTTGAAGGTATTAGGATATGGTGATAGGGAAATCAAGAAGGTTGTACCTGCTTTGCAAAAGGAAGATTTAACAACCGATCAATATGTAAAGAAGGCTTTGCAGCTGCTTCTCAAGTAG
- a CDS encoding intercompartmental signaling factor BofC, whose amino-acid sequence MKPIILKKWILLVTVFATAFGLFYTFATFEGAADENEYVDEEVLEDAFEVSGPLTLKVVLERIYLDGEVSEEILDETVWAMEDFWAQYEDWQVIDLDSEQVVFQQYIDDISPLLKSNGYFGISEEGILTIYEGKPTEASKIIQSFFQIDVGKLESHQHEQLKGGIKVVNKDDYVQVLETFKPYTTNKQ is encoded by the coding sequence ATGAAACCCATCATACTAAAAAAGTGGATTTTACTTGTCACAGTTTTTGCAACCGCGTTTGGATTGTTTTATACGTTTGCCACATTTGAAGGTGCTGCAGATGAGAATGAATATGTAGATGAAGAGGTATTGGAGGATGCATTTGAAGTAAGTGGTCCTTTGACACTGAAGGTCGTCTTGGAGCGAATCTATCTGGATGGAGAAGTCAGTGAAGAGATCCTGGATGAAACTGTTTGGGCAATGGAGGATTTCTGGGCTCAATATGAGGATTGGCAAGTCATCGATCTTGATAGTGAGCAAGTAGTGTTTCAACAGTATATTGACGATATCTCCCCACTCTTGAAGTCGAACGGTTATTTCGGTATCTCTGAAGAAGGCATTCTGACTATTTATGAAGGGAAGCCCACAGAAGCATCCAAGATCATTCAATCCTTTTTCCAAATTGATGTCGGCAAGCTGGAAAGCCACCAGCATGAACAATTAAAAGGCGGAATTAAAGTGGTGAACAAGGATGACTATGTACAGGTGCTTGAAACCTTCAAGCCTTATACCACCAATAAACAATAG
- a CDS encoding DUF2905 domain-containing protein: MMELPKMLMVVGAVLLIVGLLWQVVGKIPGDIVVKKGNMTFFFPIVTSIIISIVLSLVFYFIGRFR, from the coding sequence ATAATGGAACTGCCTAAAATGCTGATGGTAGTTGGAGCGGTACTTTTAATTGTAGGATTGCTCTGGCAAGTCGTCGGCAAGATACCGGGAGACATCGTTGTGAAAAAAGGGAATATGACATTCTTCTTCCCTATCGTAACCTCCATCATCATCAGCATCGTACTCAGTCTGGTGTTTTATTTTATTGGTCGCTTTAGGTGA
- the queA gene encoding tRNA preQ1(34) S-adenosylmethionine ribosyltransferase-isomerase QueA, with protein MKIDLFDFHLPEELIAQTPLEQREASRLMVLNKETGKLTHEPSFRSILEYVNEGDCLVLNDTRVLPARLFGVKSETGAKIEVLLLKQLEGDTWETLIKPAKRVKEGTVVSFGDGRLTAVCTGESEHGGRKLDFRYEGIFYEVLDSLGEMPLPPYIKEQLEDRDRYQTVFARETGSAAAPTAGLHFTEELLAALKDKGVHTAFITLHVGLGTFRPVSVDSVEEHDMHAEFYQMSEGTARLLNDVRSNGGRIITVGTTSTRTLETIARDHGEFKEASGWTNIFIYPGYRFAAIDGMITNFHLPKSTLIMLVSALAGRENVMHAYEEAVNQRYRFFSFGDAMLIL; from the coding sequence ATGAAGATAGATTTATTTGATTTCCACTTACCAGAAGAACTGATAGCACAAACCCCACTTGAACAAAGAGAAGCCTCACGCCTAATGGTGCTGAACAAGGAAACAGGAAAACTTACACATGAACCCTCTTTCCGATCCATATTGGAGTACGTCAATGAAGGCGATTGCCTCGTATTAAATGATACAAGGGTATTGCCGGCTCGACTTTTTGGTGTGAAAAGTGAAACCGGAGCAAAGATTGAGGTACTTTTATTAAAGCAGCTTGAAGGCGACACATGGGAAACCCTCATCAAGCCTGCCAAACGAGTAAAAGAAGGCACTGTGGTGTCCTTCGGTGACGGAAGGCTGACTGCAGTATGTACCGGTGAAAGCGAGCATGGTGGCAGAAAGCTCGATTTCCGCTATGAAGGTATCTTTTACGAAGTGTTAGACAGTCTAGGTGAAATGCCACTTCCTCCATATATCAAGGAACAATTAGAGGACCGTGACCGTTATCAGACTGTTTTTGCAAGAGAAACAGGTTCAGCTGCAGCTCCGACTGCTGGTCTGCATTTTACAGAAGAACTACTAGCAGCATTGAAGGATAAAGGGGTACATACCGCTTTCATTACCCTTCACGTAGGACTTGGGACATTCCGCCCTGTGAGTGTGGATTCCGTAGAAGAGCATGATATGCATGCAGAGTTTTATCAGATGTCAGAAGGTACTGCAAGACTTTTGAATGATGTGCGTAGCAACGGGGGAAGAATCATCACGGTGGGGACCACTTCCACGCGGACGCTAGAAACCATCGCACGTGATCATGGTGAGTTTAAAGAGGCGAGCGGTTGGACAAACATATTCATATACCCAGGTTATAGGTTTGCTGCCATTGACGGTATGATAACAAACTTCCACTTGCCAAAATCAACCTTGATCATGCTTGTCAGCGCACTTGCAGGTCGTGAAAATGTCATGCACGCCTACGAAGAAGCAGTCAACCAAAGATACCGCTTCTTCAGTTTTGGCGATGCCATGCTGATACTTTAA
- the yajC gene encoding preprotein translocase subunit YajC, whose protein sequence is MDGMAGAILPLVLMFAIFYFLLIRPQQKRQKQVRNMQTNLQKGDKVVTIGGLHGIVDALDEDKIVIKAGDGSRLTYDRQAVRDVVQD, encoded by the coding sequence ATGGATGGAATGGCTGGTGCTATTTTACCTTTAGTATTAATGTTTGCTATTTTCTACTTCTTGTTAATTCGCCCACAACAAAAGCGTCAAAAGCAAGTACGTAACATGCAGACAAACCTGCAAAAAGGGGACAAGGTTGTTACAATCGGTGGATTACACGGTATCGTGGATGCATTGGATGAGGACAAAATCGTCATCAAAGCAGGAGACGGATCTCGTCTTACATACGACCGCCAAGCGGTTAGAGATGTAGTTCAAGACTAA
- the ruvB gene encoding Holliday junction branch migration DNA helicase RuvB: MDDRMVSQDATLEEHSLEYSLRPQTLQQYIGQDKVKENLEVFIQAAKMRQETLDHVLLYGPPGLGKTTLAAIIANEMGVQLRTTAGPAIERPGDLAAILSALEPGDVLFIDEIHRLHRSIEEVLYPAMEDYCLDIVIGKGPTSKSVRLDLPPFTLVGATTRVGLLTAPLRDRFGVLSRLEYYNEAQLTEICLRTAQILEIGLEQDAATEISRRARGTPRIANRLLRRVRDFAQVLGKDTISASLAKEALDRLQVDKLGLDHIDHKLLMGIIEKFRGGPVGVDTIAATIGEESHTIEDVYEPYLLQIGFLQRTPRGRVVTDLVYRHFNMEVPKE; encoded by the coding sequence ATGGATGACCGCATGGTTTCACAAGATGCTACTCTAGAAGAGCATTCCTTGGAATACAGCTTACGACCACAGACGCTTCAGCAGTACATAGGTCAAGATAAAGTGAAGGAAAACCTGGAAGTATTTATCCAAGCGGCAAAAATGCGCCAGGAAACGTTGGATCATGTTCTGCTTTATGGCCCGCCAGGACTCGGTAAAACGACGCTTGCTGCGATCATCGCCAATGAAATGGGGGTCCAGCTCCGCACGACTGCAGGCCCTGCGATTGAACGCCCAGGTGATTTGGCTGCCATCCTTTCTGCCCTTGAGCCTGGAGATGTGTTGTTTATTGATGAAATTCACCGCCTTCATCGCTCCATAGAGGAGGTCCTTTATCCAGCAATGGAGGATTACTGCTTGGATATAGTGATTGGAAAAGGCCCAACCTCAAAATCTGTCCGTTTGGATCTTCCTCCTTTCACACTTGTTGGCGCTACCACAAGGGTCGGCTTACTGACGGCACCGCTAAGAGACCGCTTTGGCGTCCTTAGCAGATTAGAATACTATAACGAAGCACAGCTTACCGAGATTTGCCTCCGCACCGCCCAGATTTTGGAGATAGGCTTAGAACAGGATGCGGCAACAGAAATAAGCAGAAGAGCGAGGGGAACGCCGCGAATCGCCAACCGTCTTCTACGTCGTGTCAGGGATTTTGCGCAGGTATTAGGAAAAGATACCATTAGTGCGTCCCTTGCAAAAGAGGCGCTTGATCGCTTGCAGGTGGATAAACTCGGACTCGACCATATCGACCATAAACTGTTGATGGGAATCATCGAAAAGTTCCGGGGGGGACCTGTAGGGGTGGACACCATTGCCGCTACTATCGGTGAGGAATCCCACACCATTGAGGATGTTTATGAACCATACCTTCTTCAAATCGGATTTCTTCAACGAACCCCACGAGGTCGCGTTGTAACAGACCTAGTCTATCGACACTTCAATATGGAGGTGCCAAAAGAATAA
- the spoVB gene encoding stage V sporulation protein B — MTKQTFLKGTLILIVAGLITRVLGFVNRIVVARFIGEEGVGLYMMAVPTLVLTITITQLGLPVAISKLVAEAEAQGNHRKIKKILVVSLATTGALSLVFTPAMILLAPYLSNHLFTDPRTYYPLMAIAPVVPIIAISSVLRGYFQGRQNMKPSAISQVIEQVVRISLVAACTKALLPYGIEYAAAGAMLSAVVGELMSLLYMLFVFKNKKAFRLRAKFFNYVGEGKETFRDLMRIALPTTGSRMIGSIAWFFEPIVVAQSLAIAGVATAMATKQYGELVGFALPLMMLPSFITYSLSTALVPAISEAAAKKNSILIEHRLQQALRLSFVTGGLAVVLLFVYAEPIMLLMYGSSKAAIYIKVMAPFFLFYYFQGPLQATLQALDLAKAAMINSFIGAAVKTAVIFILASKPAFGIMGAALGIVIGMMLVTLLHMATIMKVLSYSLYVRDYIKSFITMGVCVAFGLWMHDHLWLSLGVGQRSGLMILLTCLLYLLLLLIFGLVKRDELARLPFLKKWLAR; from the coding sequence ATGACAAAGCAAACATTTCTTAAAGGGACATTAATATTGATTGTTGCAGGACTTATTACGCGCGTACTAGGTTTTGTGAATCGAATTGTGGTGGCAAGATTTATCGGGGAAGAAGGCGTGGGACTATATATGATGGCCGTTCCAACCCTTGTCCTGACCATCACCATTACGCAGCTTGGGTTACCTGTTGCCATTTCTAAGTTGGTGGCAGAAGCCGAGGCCCAGGGTAATCATCGTAAAATAAAAAAAATACTGGTCGTTTCCCTGGCAACAACCGGAGCACTCAGCCTTGTCTTCACTCCCGCCATGATTCTCCTCGCTCCGTACCTGTCCAACCACCTGTTCACAGACCCAAGAACCTATTATCCTTTAATGGCCATAGCGCCGGTAGTGCCGATCATTGCCATTTCCTCTGTATTGCGAGGATACTTCCAAGGCAGACAGAACATGAAACCATCGGCCATTTCACAGGTCATCGAGCAAGTTGTAAGAATATCATTGGTAGCAGCCTGTACAAAAGCATTACTACCCTATGGCATCGAATACGCCGCAGCAGGTGCCATGCTATCTGCTGTCGTCGGTGAGCTGATGTCTTTACTGTACATGTTATTCGTTTTTAAAAACAAAAAGGCGTTCCGCTTGCGTGCAAAATTCTTTAATTACGTTGGGGAAGGAAAGGAAACCTTCAGGGATCTGATGAGAATCGCCCTACCTACAACCGGAAGCAGGATGATCGGGTCCATCGCCTGGTTTTTTGAGCCGATAGTCGTCGCACAAAGCTTGGCTATCGCAGGTGTCGCAACCGCCATGGCCACCAAGCAATACGGGGAACTGGTAGGCTTTGCCCTGCCGCTCATGATGTTACCATCCTTTATTACTTATTCCTTATCCACCGCCCTTGTTCCTGCCATAAGTGAAGCAGCTGCCAAAAAAAATAGCATCCTCATTGAGCATCGCCTACAGCAAGCACTGAGACTTTCCTTTGTAACTGGCGGTCTTGCCGTCGTACTCCTTTTTGTTTATGCAGAGCCAATCATGCTACTGATGTATGGCAGCAGCAAAGCAGCTATCTATATTAAAGTGATGGCACCATTCTTTTTGTTCTATTACTTCCAGGGACCCCTCCAGGCAACCCTTCAGGCACTCGACCTTGCAAAGGCAGCCATGATTAACAGCTTTATCGGTGCGGCAGTAAAGACGGCGGTCATCTTCATTCTGGCGAGTAAGCCCGCATTTGGAATCATGGGGGCAGCACTCGGGATCGTCATCGGCATGATGCTCGTCACCTTGTTGCATATGGCAACCATCATGAAGGTCCTCTCCTACTCGCTTTATGTGCGAGATTATATCAAGAGCTTTATTACGATGGGTGTGTGTGTAGCATTTGGTTTGTGGATGCATGACCATCTCTGGCTAAGCCTTGGAGTTGGACAACGGAGCGGGCTGATGATTTTGCTGACCTGCCTATTATATTTGTTGTTATTGCTGATTTTCGGCCTAGTTAAAAGAGATGAGCTCGCCAGGCTACCATTTTTGAAGAAATGGCTGGCGAGGTGA
- a CDS encoding post-transcriptional regulator, with protein sequence MKKETDAQHAYDLFRYELGPVLQSKLEEFQLFGYDTVSEDELWECLTKKKWKRPETKRLFELVNDVYSLSVTDYMSYITIEAYKAPNYFASQKD encoded by the coding sequence ATGAAGAAGGAAACCGATGCACAGCATGCTTATGATCTTTTCCGGTACGAGTTGGGGCCAGTTCTACAAAGTAAACTGGAGGAATTTCAGTTATTCGGATATGATACCGTATCAGAAGATGAACTGTGGGAATGCTTGACAAAAAAGAAATGGAAGCGCCCAGAAACGAAAAGGCTGTTTGAGCTGGTCAATGATGTGTACAGTTTATCGGTCACCGACTATATGAGCTACATCACGATTGAAGCATATAAGGCACCAAACTACTTTGCATCACAAAAAGATTAA
- the secDF gene encoding protein translocase subunit SecDF produces MVKRGRIVAFFLLLILIGSTIGVFTNLITKDIKLGLDLQGGFEVLYEVTPINEDSEINRDVLLSTVSALNKRVNVLGVSEPNIQIEGEDRIRVQLAGVDDQSRARELLSTEAKLTFRDVDDNLLMDGSSLAENGASQSFDPNNRPSVALTLKDATEFAEVTRQVRDMGIGTGRNLMVIWLDFEEGVDSYEAEAGKADPKYLSAAGVDRVFNDTNVQITGNFSIEEAKELAELLNAGSLPVELEEIYSTSVGAKFGETALQKTVLAGMIGISAILLFMLVAYRLPGLVAVLTLSAYIFLILLVFELMNGVLTLPGIAALILGVGMAVDANIITYERIKEELKLGRSAMSAFRAGNRNSLSTILDANITTLLAAGVMFVYGTSSVKGFATMLIVSILLSFLTAVLGTRLLLGLWVSSRFMNNKPHLFGVKKEDMLDINKTDENTEPPNRFSNWDFVKHRKKFFLFSGAMIVVGIILLAAFRLNLGIDFASGTRVEIMSDNRLTAEEITDELASIDYEPKDVVLAGTNNEIAVARYVDDFTQTEIAEIKQFIEGKYGSEPSVSTVSPTVGQELARNAFFAVLIAAIGIIIYVTIRFEWLFAVAAIVALFHDAFFIVAFFSLVRLEVDITFIAAVLTIVGYSINDTIVTFDRIRENLKRKKRVKTFDDLSEVVNRSLQQTFVRSINTVGTVLIAVIALLIFGSESITNFSVALLVGLVVGTYSSLFIAAQLWLIWKHKQLSKPKKAPVEDPEPEV; encoded by the coding sequence ATGGTCAAAAGAGGACGGATCGTTGCATTCTTTTTACTTCTTATTTTAATCGGAAGCACAATAGGAGTGTTTACGAACCTAATTACAAAAGACATTAAACTTGGCCTTGACCTTCAAGGAGGATTTGAAGTTCTTTATGAGGTTACGCCAATCAATGAAGATAGTGAAATTAACAGGGATGTTTTACTAAGCACCGTCAGCGCGTTAAATAAACGTGTCAATGTGCTTGGAGTAAGCGAACCGAATATCCAGATTGAGGGAGAGGACAGGATCCGCGTTCAGCTTGCCGGGGTGGATGATCAGTCAAGGGCTCGGGAACTGTTATCGACAGAAGCCAAGCTGACCTTCCGGGACGTTGATGACAATCTCTTGATGGATGGGTCTTCCTTGGCGGAAAACGGTGCTTCTCAATCGTTCGATCCAAATAACCGTCCAAGTGTGGCACTGACATTGAAAGATGCTACTGAGTTTGCCGAAGTGACGCGTCAAGTCCGTGACATGGGTATTGGTACCGGTCGTAACCTGATGGTTATCTGGCTGGATTTTGAAGAAGGCGTCGATTCCTATGAAGCAGAAGCGGGGAAGGCTGATCCCAAGTACCTTTCAGCTGCAGGCGTAGATCGAGTTTTCAATGATACGAATGTACAGATTACAGGTAACTTTTCCATTGAAGAGGCAAAGGAGCTTGCGGAGTTGCTTAATGCCGGTTCCCTTCCTGTAGAGTTGGAAGAGATCTACTCCACTTCTGTTGGAGCAAAATTCGGAGAAACAGCACTTCAGAAAACAGTTCTTGCTGGGATGATCGGTATTAGTGCCATCCTGCTGTTCATGCTTGTAGCATACCGTTTGCCTGGATTAGTAGCTGTTTTGACATTGAGTGCTTATATTTTCTTAATTCTATTAGTGTTTGAGTTGATGAATGGTGTCCTTACCCTTCCAGGAATTGCGGCCCTAATTTTAGGAGTGGGGATGGCGGTAGATGCCAATATCATCACATATGAACGGATCAAAGAGGAGTTAAAGCTTGGAAGGTCGGCGATGTCCGCATTCCGTGCAGGAAACCGCAACTCGTTGTCTACCATTTTGGATGCAAACATTACAACGTTACTTGCAGCAGGTGTCATGTTTGTCTATGGGACAAGTTCTGTAAAAGGGTTTGCTACCATGTTGATTGTGAGTATCTTGTTAAGCTTCCTAACGGCGGTACTTGGTACAAGATTATTGCTCGGCTTATGGGTAAGCAGCAGGTTTATGAACAATAAACCACATCTATTCGGTGTGAAAAAAGAAGACATGCTGGATATTAACAAGACAGATGAGAACACAGAGCCACCAAATCGTTTCTCCAATTGGGACTTTGTAAAGCATCGCAAAAAGTTCTTTCTTTTCTCAGGAGCGATGATTGTAGTTGGAATCATTCTTCTCGCAGCTTTCCGTTTGAACCTGGGTATTGATTTTGCAAGTGGAACGCGTGTAGAAATCATGAGTGACAACCGTTTGACAGCTGAAGAAATTACAGATGAGCTTGCCTCCATTGACTATGAGCCAAAAGATGTTGTCTTGGCTGGTACGAATAATGAAATAGCAGTTGCCCGTTATGTGGATGACTTCACCCAAACGGAAATTGCGGAAATCAAGCAATTTATTGAAGGAAAGTACGGATCAGAACCAAGTGTCAGCACGGTATCTCCTACCGTAGGACAGGAGCTCGCCCGGAACGCATTCTTTGCGGTTTTAATCGCGGCTATCGGGATTATCATTTATGTGACTATCCGATTTGAATGGCTCTTTGCAGTAGCGGCGATTGTGGCATTGTTCCATGATGCATTCTTTATTGTTGCATTCTTCAGCCTCGTTCGCTTGGAGGTTGATATCACCTTCATTGCAGCTGTCTTGACCATTGTCGGGTATTCAATAAATGATACAATCGTCACCTTTGACAGGATACGAGAAAACCTGAAGCGTAAAAAGCGTGTCAAAACCTTTGATGACCTTTCAGAAGTGGTCAACCGCAGCCTACAGCAGACATTCGTCCGCTCCATCAATACAGTGGGGACAGTACTGATTGCAGTTATCGCATTGTTGATTTTTGGAAGTGAGTCTATCACAAACTTCTCTGTTGCGTTATTGGTAGGATTAGTCGTTGGTACGTACTCTTCCTTGTTCATCGCAGCGCAGTTATGGTTGATTTGGAAGCACAAGCAGTTGAGTAAACCGAAAAAGGCACCGGTTGAAGATCCGGAACCTGAGGTATAA
- the tgt gene encoding tRNA guanosine(34) transglycosylase Tgt, translated as MTAIRYELIKTCKQTGARLGIVHTPHGSFETPVFMPVGTLATVKTMSPEDVKAMGAGIILSNTYHLWLRPGNEIVKEAGGLHKFMNWDRAILTDSGGFQVFSLSDLRKIEEEGVHFRNHMNGDKLFLSPEKAMHIQNDLGSDIMMAFDECPPYPATHEYMKKSVERTSRWAERCLEAHQRPQDQGLFGIVQGGEYEDLRKLSAQDLVSMDFPGYAVGGLSVGEPKDVMNRTLEFTTPWLPTDKPRYLMGVGSPDSLIDGAIRGIDMFDCVLPTRIARNGTLMTSEGRLVVKNAKFARDFGPLDPECDCYTCTNYSRAYIRHLIKCDETLGIRLTTYHNLYFLVKLMEDVRQAIREDRLGDFKEEFFEKYGFNKPNAKNF; from the coding sequence ATGACAGCAATCAGATACGAACTAATCAAAACATGTAAACAAACAGGAGCACGTTTAGGCATCGTCCACACCCCACACGGAAGCTTCGAAACTCCCGTATTTATGCCGGTGGGAACACTTGCAACGGTCAAGACGATGTCCCCTGAAGATGTCAAAGCAATGGGTGCTGGAATCATCCTGAGCAACACCTACCACCTATGGCTGCGTCCAGGTAACGAGATCGTCAAAGAGGCAGGTGGCCTTCATAAATTTATGAACTGGGATCGTGCCATCCTGACAGATTCAGGCGGTTTCCAGGTCTTCAGTTTAAGCGACCTACGGAAAATCGAGGAAGAGGGGGTCCACTTCCGGAATCATATGAATGGGGATAAACTTTTCCTATCGCCAGAGAAAGCGATGCACATCCAGAACGACCTTGGCTCTGACATCATGATGGCTTTTGACGAGTGCCCGCCATACCCTGCGACACATGAATACATGAAAAAGTCAGTGGAGAGAACCTCCCGCTGGGCAGAGCGTTGCTTAGAAGCACACCAACGTCCTCAAGACCAAGGCCTTTTCGGTATCGTTCAAGGTGGGGAGTATGAGGATCTCCGTAAGCTAAGTGCACAGGATCTTGTTTCTATGGACTTCCCTGGCTATGCAGTAGGTGGACTTTCTGTTGGAGAGCCAAAAGACGTGATGAACCGCACACTGGAGTTTACGACACCTTGGCTGCCGACGGATAAACCGCGTTACTTGATGGGAGTTGGATCTCCTGACTCCCTTATTGATGGAGCAATTCGAGGAATTGATATGTTTGACTGCGTACTGCCGACTAGAATTGCCCGAAATGGGACATTAATGACTAGTGAAGGGCGCCTGGTAGTGAAAAATGCAAAATTTGCACGTGACTTTGGACCGTTGGATCCGGAGTGCGACTGCTATACTTGCACAAATTATTCCAGGGCTTACATCCGTCACCTAATCAAATGTGACGAAACTTTGGGAATTAGACTTACAACTTACCATAACCTTTATTTTCTGGTAAAATTAATGGAGGATGTCAGACAAGCGATCCGCGAAGATCGTCTGGGGGACTTCAAAGAAGAGTTTTTTGAGAAATATGGATTCAATAAACCGAATGCGAAAAACTTCTAA